A genomic stretch from Trichocoleus sp. includes:
- a CDS encoding IS1182 family transposase — MSLSFEPIPPVPQETVRVAKAAFPKGNPYLILRDELGPIFGDADFANLFSPTGQPAVSPWRLALITLMQFRENLSDRQAADAVRSRIDWKYLLSLELTDSGFDFSVLSEFRQRLVEGQVEHLLLDRLLEHCRILGLVKARGKQRTDSTRVLASVRELNRLELVAETFRAVLNELATLVPQWLEQVALEPWYKQYGSRIEQTRLPQSNTERDKYAQTVGDDIHYLLERLETANLPIEWQRLSSIIALQLAWQRHYEVRTDDQTGFKQVRLKPKRELAKATESIESPYDIEARYRSRYEVSWTGYMVHLSETCDDDNCHLITHVMTTPATVHEINCTEAIHQALIDKGLPPSEHYVDSAYVDAHLLVATQAQGITIVGPARPNPTWQTKIEDAFDFAQFVVDWQGQKVTCPQGKQSISWSSLTDHHNRPVFKVNFSRSDCTPCPVRAQCTRAKLPAARRVLLMPQAQYEALKQARAIHASEAGQQQYKRRAGIEGTLSQGVRGFGLRQSRYRGMAKTHLQNIAVAAAINLERLVNWLTGVPRAKTRTSRFAALAPA, encoded by the coding sequence ATGTCCCTCTCGTTTGAGCCAATTCCTCCTGTCCCGCAAGAAACAGTGCGAGTCGCGAAAGCTGCCTTTCCCAAAGGCAATCCTTACCTGATCCTCAGAGATGAACTCGGACCCATTTTTGGCGATGCAGACTTTGCCAACCTGTTTTCTCCGACAGGTCAGCCTGCTGTTTCACCCTGGCGACTGGCCCTGATCACCCTGATGCAATTCCGGGAGAACCTGTCTGACCGCCAAGCGGCTGACGCAGTCCGTTCTCGCATTGATTGGAAATACTTGCTCAGTTTAGAGTTAACCGATTCAGGGTTCGACTTTAGTGTGCTCAGTGAATTTCGGCAGCGATTAGTTGAGGGACAAGTTGAGCATTTATTATTGGATCGACTCTTGGAACACTGCCGCATTTTGGGCTTGGTAAAAGCCCGAGGAAAACAGCGGACTGATTCAACTCGCGTTTTAGCCTCGGTTCGGGAATTGAATCGCTTGGAACTGGTTGCAGAAACATTTCGAGCTGTCTTGAATGAACTGGCAACACTGGTTCCCCAATGGCTAGAACAAGTCGCTTTAGAGCCTTGGTACAAGCAATACGGAAGTCGAATAGAACAAACTCGATTACCTCAAAGTAACACTGAGAGAGATAAGTATGCTCAAACGGTAGGAGATGATATTCACTATCTTTTAGAACGCCTAGAAACAGCCAACCTGCCAATTGAATGGCAACGGCTCTCAAGCATTATTGCATTGCAATTGGCCTGGCAACGACATTATGAAGTACGCACCGATGATCAAACTGGATTTAAGCAGGTGCGCTTGAAGCCAAAGAGAGAATTAGCCAAGGCAACTGAGAGCATTGAATCGCCCTATGACATCGAAGCTCGCTATCGCAGTCGCTATGAAGTCAGTTGGACCGGGTATATGGTGCATTTGAGCGAGACCTGTGACGATGACAACTGCCATCTGATCACGCATGTAATGACTACCCCTGCCACAGTGCATGAAATTAACTGTACTGAAGCGATTCACCAAGCATTGATTGACAAAGGCTTGCCACCAAGTGAGCACTACGTGGATTCTGCTTATGTCGATGCTCATCTGCTTGTAGCGACTCAAGCACAAGGCATCACAATCGTCGGACCGGCTCGTCCCAATCCCACTTGGCAAACTAAAATAGAGGATGCCTTTGACTTCGCTCAGTTCGTCGTTGATTGGCAAGGGCAAAAAGTGACTTGCCCGCAAGGAAAGCAATCGATTTCCTGGTCCTCCTTGACGGACCATCACAACCGCCCCGTCTTCAAAGTCAATTTCTCCAGGTCAGACTGCACTCCTTGTCCGGTTCGGGCTCAATGTACCCGTGCGAAACTGCCTGCTGCTCGCAGGGTGCTCCTGATGCCGCAAGCGCAGTACGAGGCGCTCAAGCAGGCAAGAGCGATTCATGCAAGTGAAGCAGGACAGCAACAATACAAGCGCCGAGCAGGGATTGAAGGAACCCTCTCTCAGGGAGTGCGAGGATTTGGGCTAAGGCAATCGCGCTACCGAGGAATGGCGAAAACACATTTGCAGAATATAGCAGTTGCTGCAGCAATCAACCTGGAACGATTGGTCAACTGGCTGACTGGAGTACCGAGGGCAAAAACTCGAACGTCTCGTTTTGCAGCGCTAGCGCCAGCCTAA
- the rnc gene encoding ribonuclease III → MHKLLIFNDEKLLRRALTHRSYVNENPDESGHNERLEFLGDAILNFISGEYLYQRHPDMGEDEMTRRRAALVDEKQLARFATEVGLDFRIRLGQGAIREGGYQNPNLLSSTFEALVGAYYLDHNHDIEALRPLIEELFDSVPQGVIIVRSDVDSKNKFQEFAQANGATTPPKYITEKVGGTDHAPEFVSKVYISDKVYGEGRGRSKKDAEKAAATDALVKLRKRGLL, encoded by the coding sequence ATGCACAAACTCTTGATTTTCAATGATGAAAAGCTACTTCGTCGTGCGCTAACTCACCGTTCTTATGTCAACGAAAATCCTGACGAATCAGGACATAACGAACGATTAGAGTTTCTTGGTGACGCAATTCTCAACTTCATCAGTGGCGAGTATTTATATCAACGTCATCCTGATATGGGAGAGGACGAAATGACACGACGACGGGCAGCACTTGTAGATGAAAAGCAGCTTGCTCGCTTTGCAACCGAAGTTGGGCTAGATTTCAGAATTCGCTTGGGACAAGGTGCAATTAGAGAAGGTGGTTATCAAAATCCAAATCTTCTTAGCAGTACCTTTGAAGCTCTTGTAGGAGCTTACTATCTAGACCACAACCACGATATTGAAGCACTTCGCCCCTTAATTGAAGAACTGTTTGACTCTGTACCTCAAGGAGTCATCATTGTTCGCTCAGATGTGGACTCAAAAAATAAGTTCCAAGAATTTGCTCAGGCTAATGGCGCAACAACTCCTCCAAAGTACATAACAGAAAAGGTTGGTGGAACCGATCATGCTCCAGAGTTTGTCTCAAAGGTTTATATCAGTGATAAGGTCTATGGTGAAGGTAGAGGTCGCAGCAAGAAAGATGCGGAAAAGGCTGCTGCTACTGACGCTTTAGTAAAATTGAGAAAACGTGGCTTGCTCTAA
- a CDS encoding recombinase family protein, whose product MLIGYKRVSTDDQNLALQHDALQSAGCDKIFSDKMSGAKSDRPGLKKAFDFAREGDTLVIWRLDRLGRSLKDLIALVEEMEKCKIGLRSLQENINTTTSGGKLIFHMFGALAEFERNLIRERTQAGLQAARARGRQGGRRQKLTAQEIEIGRSLASDPKRSVTSICEHLGISRPTYYRYIHPEIASF is encoded by the coding sequence ATGCTCATCGGGTACAAACGGGTTTCAACAGATGATCAAAATCTGGCTTTGCAACATGACGCTCTTCAGAGTGCAGGGTGTGACAAAATCTTCTCCGATAAGATGAGTGGTGCTAAATCCGATCGCCCTGGGTTGAAGAAGGCTTTTGACTTCGCTCGTGAAGGCGATACACTCGTCATCTGGCGGCTCGACCGATTAGGACGATCGCTCAAGGATTTGATTGCGCTAGTTGAGGAAATGGAAAAGTGCAAAATTGGGTTGCGATCGCTTCAGGAGAACATTAATACGACAACCAGTGGCGGAAAGCTGATCTTCCACATGTTTGGGGCACTGGCAGAGTTCGAGCGAAATCTGATTCGAGAGCGTACGCAAGCGGGACTGCAAGCGGCGAGAGCCAGAGGACGGCAAGGGGGACGACGGCAGAAGTTAACTGCCCAGGAGATTGAGATTGGGCGATCGCTCGCCTCAGATCCAAAGCGGAGCGTGACTTCGATTTGTGAGCATTTAGGGATCAGTCGTCCCACCTACTATCGCTACATCCATCCGGAAATAGCCAGTTTTTAA
- a CDS encoding recombinase family protein produces the protein MQRRVIGYARVNVCSEAILERQISRLQGAGVSEIISDIKSGTSKERIGLNHLIALIQSDQVEEVVVTNVDRLTRSLILLEQILDICRAKGVSIRVLEQNLSNVRFSQLSARNASFRQKVVQFFKNLKNTLLRFAESWL, from the coding sequence ATGCAACGTCGAGTTATTGGTTATGCACGGGTTAATGTCTGTAGCGAAGCTATTTTAGAGCGTCAGATTTCTCGGTTACAAGGCGCTGGGGTTTCGGAGATAATATCAGATATTAAATCAGGCACGTCAAAGGAGCGAATAGGCTTAAATCACTTGATTGCCCTAATTCAATCTGATCAGGTAGAGGAAGTTGTGGTGACTAATGTCGATCGGCTGACCCGTTCCTTAATTCTTCTTGAGCAGATTTTAGATATCTGTCGAGCTAAAGGAGTTAGCATTCGAGTGTTAGAGCAAAATCTAAGCAATGTTAGGTTTTCACAACTTTCTGCTAGAAATGCCTCTTTTCGGCAGAAAGTTGTGCAGTTTTTTAAGAACTTGAAGAATACGTTGCTTAGATTTGCAGAATCATGGTTATAG
- a CDS encoding caspase family protein, with amino-acid sequence MMLEPELSRPGLWINKSWQPGTPGTFAVIIGVSNYDHLGGGSAPASDTYDLGQLYVSALTAYQFFQWLNESYQYDGSPLAKCWLLLSPSQSESEVEPALMQHLLLPTFDNCATAIGDFFVEMQGLSLPSAQKSRSFFFFSGHGLEITQEKQILLPCDYLRPPVPVLNRALSTQNFFTGLAVLKVPEQFFFLDACRNDHQRLREQQIEGTLVLNTPPAYSANPSRNAPLLYASASGTQAWQPNTPTEGPSLFGRALLEGLEAQTNMEIDRSVHPFSVQIAPLQKYTRKRVMQLIEERGARVSQSVMLGGVNSDLYATVTQITSQQDVTRSADIKTITPIPPNLPASSGFMYGSTKELHGWHPLRQGMRFNFDNEVLDIHDVFGSEQVTDIWQSVRVYSFKRRSWLPSGEDYAVHQIRRADTKAYQVEFVLLHNEGSHWLELSDGEMTFACLLSGDESHGVHQTPLYSLEIELSGDRIIRLSANLSPDNEAFLGEMARLWEKYRDISVVEAVENIDMRRAEEALFGKHQSPLAATVAGIILLRAHRLDLLRDWLRNLTNFFPDRPDAPVLWVEQLLQQPSEQNLSAEVVDYLLKLSDRGLPQTTEAFGYAVRQVETVLRSEGLDISQKEKLESLQQKLRQALPFFRTGGLFSVFVGGKGKISPTLGYDTVPGN; translated from the coding sequence ATGATGCTTGAACCGGAGCTTTCCCGTCCAGGACTATGGATCAATAAAAGCTGGCAACCTGGTACGCCTGGTACGTTTGCCGTCATTATCGGGGTGAGCAACTATGACCACCTTGGGGGAGGCAGTGCCCCTGCGTCAGACACCTACGATTTGGGGCAGCTTTATGTTTCTGCACTCACTGCATATCAGTTTTTCCAGTGGCTCAACGAAAGCTATCAATATGATGGCAGCCCATTGGCAAAGTGTTGGCTATTGCTATCGCCCAGCCAATCCGAATCTGAGGTAGAGCCAGCTTTAATGCAGCATCTGTTGCTGCCCACGTTTGACAATTGTGCAACGGCGATCGGAGATTTTTTTGTAGAAATGCAAGGATTATCCTTGCCCAGTGCTCAAAAAAGCCGCTCGTTTTTCTTTTTTAGCGGGCATGGACTAGAAATCACGCAAGAAAAACAAATTTTGCTTCCCTGTGACTATCTCAGACCACCCGTTCCAGTTTTGAACAGAGCGTTAAGTACTCAAAACTTCTTTACTGGCTTAGCAGTCTTAAAAGTGCCAGAACAGTTCTTTTTTCTTGATGCCTGTCGTAACGACCATCAACGGTTGCGAGAACAACAAATTGAAGGCACGCTTGTACTAAATACGCCACCCGCTTACTCTGCCAATCCTAGTCGTAATGCACCCTTGCTTTATGCCAGCGCCTCTGGAACTCAAGCTTGGCAGCCTAATACACCGACTGAAGGTCCATCCTTATTTGGGCGAGCTTTGTTAGAGGGGTTGGAGGCTCAAACCAATATGGAGATCGACCGCAGTGTGCACCCCTTTTCAGTCCAAATTGCTCCACTGCAAAAATACACCAGAAAGCGGGTGATGCAACTGATAGAAGAGCGAGGGGCGAGGGTTAGTCAATCTGTGATGCTGGGTGGGGTTAATTCAGATTTGTATGCCACAGTAACCCAAATTACATCTCAACAGGATGTCACACGCTCTGCTGATATAAAAACAATTACACCGATACCACCCAATTTACCAGCCAGTAGCGGTTTTATGTATGGCTCAACAAAAGAGCTTCACGGTTGGCATCCCCTGCGTCAAGGTATGCGTTTTAACTTCGATAATGAAGTGCTTGATATCCATGATGTTTTTGGCAGTGAGCAGGTCACTGATATTTGGCAGAGTGTTCGGGTTTATAGCTTTAAACGTCGAAGCTGGTTGCCCTCAGGAGAAGATTATGCTGTCCACCAGATCCGCCGTGCTGATACAAAAGCTTATCAAGTTGAGTTTGTTTTACTTCATAACGAAGGCAGCCACTGGCTCGAGCTAAGTGACGGCGAAATGACATTTGCTTGCCTGCTTTCAGGAGACGAATCCCATGGTGTTCATCAGACACCACTCTATTCATTGGAGATAGAGTTAAGTGGCGATCGCATTATTCGTCTCAGCGCAAACCTATCGCCTGACAATGAAGCATTTCTCGGTGAAATGGCGAGACTATGGGAGAAGTACCGCGACATCAGTGTTGTTGAAGCCGTTGAAAACATAGATATGAGAAGGGCAGAGGAGGCTTTATTTGGAAAGCATCAATCTCCTTTAGCTGCAACGGTAGCAGGAATTATTCTATTAAGGGCCCATCGCTTGGATTTGTTGAGAGACTGGTTGCGTAACCTAACGAATTTTTTCCCTGATCGACCTGATGCTCCAGTTTTATGGGTTGAACAATTACTTCAGCAACCGTCTGAGCAAAATTTATCAGCAGAAGTTGTGGACTATTTGTTGAAATTGAGCGACCGGGGTCTTCCACAGACCACTGAGGCATTTGGTTATGCAGTCAGGCAAGTTGAGACAGTGTTGCGATCTGAAGGTCTCGATATATCCCAGAAAGAAAAATTGGAATCATTGCAGCAAAAACTACGCCAAGCTCTGCCTTTCTTCCGAACTGGTGGATTATTTAGCGTGTTTGTAGGAGGAAAGGGCAAAATTTCTCCCACTTTGGGGTATGACACTGTTCCTGGCAATTAA
- a CDS encoding tetratricopeptide repeat protein — translation MPLITIRQQQSSFAEFKATVSFDRQGDYPITITSPFDKQEELELEWYFEEWLRFPFVNKVKAERAKQQIKTYGNRLFEQVFKSNFDIYGEYRNLRNQLSQVQIEIENITSAFQALHWEAMQDPEWPSPLAVNCIMLRKAVKPALGRANVASSPVINLLVVTARPDEEEDVGYRTISRPLVEAIKNSQLRVNIELLRPGTYEALSRHLDGKEGHYHIIHFDVHGAVLSYERLQQGNQFNRYGFQARFGREDIKAYEGLKAFLFFEEKQKGKADPVEAGEIAALLTGKGIPVCILNACQSGKQVNQESVVGAVSPDEEGQSEGSLTSQDSIDQRETSLGSRLMSAGMQMVVAMGYSITVSAASLLMQRIYSELFAERGMTDAIRLGRKELYERKNRQAYSNQQIELEDWVLPVVYVNQTVNLNLREFRDGKEAEAYFERAGRQYQFQQPTYGFVGRDLEILKLEKRLLQHNVLLLRGMGGTGKTTLLNYLREWWQTTRFAQEVFYFGYDERAWTLEQILFAIAQQVYDRFEQATFQAMSVAAQVPKLLAKLRAENYVLMLDNLESVTGQALSIPNTLTIEQQRPLATFIRQLVGGKTKVVLGSRGDEQWLQASFQDNVYGLKGLDPESRSVLAEAILQRQVKDPKRIEQLRQEEDFRRLMQVLAGYPLAMEVALANLKQKSAKEILDALKVADVQLNVGGEDKTNNILKCVEYSHSNLSESAQQLLVCLAPFSSFIDRADLKNYGKQLQQLEPFAAYPFEQFDAAIEEAVRWGLLSPLAEEMPRLLQIQPVFPFFLRTRLSQWDVGQREALYQGFKQHYKALSGQYQQLLNSKEAQERQLGVFFCRLEYENLYSALQLCLQTQEGLKIFFCLDKYFEVIQDTQSALKLALSVNQALDQYSPEQKQQLGGEAVGAVDLLASCYLTTQQYEAARQTYEKELELLQGLSQVEEQWRQLSRARTYHNLGSVAQELREYEQARSYCQQALQIYIEFNDRFSQARTYHNLGIVAQELREYEQARSYYQQALQIFIEFNDRFSQAGTYHQLGIVAQELREYEQARSYYQQALQIYIEFNDRFSQARTYHQLGIVAQELREYEQARSYYQQALQIKIEFNDRFSQAGTYHQLGIVAQALREYEQARSYYQQALQIFIEFNDRFSQARTYYQLGQVAEVLGELESAKLLYFNDLQLSKEVGDESGLEISIRNLSRFYQVIHDDEWLGEAATLLGLDVCDLKQAMQSAKE, via the coding sequence ATGCCTTTAATTACCATCCGTCAGCAACAATCTAGCTTTGCAGAATTCAAGGCTACTGTCAGCTTTGACCGTCAGGGTGACTATCCTATTACGATCACTTCTCCCTTCGATAAACAAGAAGAGTTGGAGTTGGAATGGTATTTCGAGGAATGGCTCCGGTTCCCCTTTGTAAACAAAGTAAAGGCAGAACGGGCAAAGCAACAAATCAAAACCTATGGAAATCGGTTGTTTGAACAGGTATTCAAATCCAATTTCGATATCTATGGAGAGTACCGGAATCTGAGAAATCAGCTTAGCCAGGTGCAGATTGAAATTGAGAACATTACATCTGCTTTTCAAGCCCTACATTGGGAAGCGATGCAAGACCCAGAGTGGCCATCTCCGCTTGCTGTCAATTGCATTATGCTCCGTAAAGCCGTAAAGCCTGCACTCGGTCGAGCAAATGTAGCATCCTCCCCCGTCATTAACCTGCTGGTTGTGACGGCTCGACCCGATGAGGAAGAAGATGTGGGCTATCGCACTATTTCTAGACCATTAGTCGAAGCGATCAAAAATAGTCAGTTGCGGGTAAATATTGAACTGCTGCGACCGGGAACCTATGAAGCGCTGTCCCGACATTTGGATGGCAAAGAGGGACATTACCACATCATCCATTTTGATGTGCATGGAGCCGTGCTATCGTATGAGCGGTTGCAACAGGGAAACCAGTTTAACCGCTATGGGTTTCAGGCGCGGTTTGGGCGAGAAGACATCAAAGCTTATGAAGGACTAAAAGCATTTTTGTTCTTTGAAGAGAAGCAGAAAGGGAAAGCAGACCCTGTAGAAGCGGGAGAAATAGCCGCATTGCTAACGGGTAAGGGAATTCCTGTATGTATTCTTAATGCCTGTCAGTCGGGCAAACAGGTGAATCAAGAGAGTGTTGTTGGAGCGGTATCTCCTGATGAAGAGGGTCAATCAGAAGGCAGCCTGACCAGTCAGGATAGCATCGATCAGCGAGAGACAAGTTTAGGCAGTCGGTTGATGAGTGCTGGAATGCAGATGGTAGTGGCGATGGGCTATTCTATCACCGTATCTGCGGCATCGCTGCTGATGCAGAGGATTTACAGTGAGTTATTTGCTGAACGTGGGATGACGGATGCGATTCGGCTGGGGCGCAAGGAACTGTACGAGCGCAAGAACCGCCAAGCTTACTCCAATCAACAGATTGAGCTGGAAGACTGGGTATTGCCGGTTGTGTACGTCAACCAAACCGTAAATCTCAACCTGCGCGAATTCAGAGATGGCAAAGAGGCAGAAGCGTATTTTGAACGCGCCGGACGGCAATATCAGTTTCAACAACCGACCTATGGGTTTGTGGGACGAGACTTGGAGATCCTCAAGCTAGAGAAACGGCTGTTGCAGCATAACGTACTGCTGTTACGGGGAATGGGAGGGACAGGTAAAACGACTTTGTTGAACTACCTGCGGGAGTGGTGGCAGACAACCCGCTTTGCGCAAGAGGTCTTCTACTTTGGCTATGACGAAAGGGCATGGACATTAGAACAGATCCTATTTGCGATCGCACAACAGGTGTATGACCGTTTTGAGCAAGCAACGTTTCAAGCCATGAGTGTTGCCGCGCAGGTGCCAAAGCTGTTGGCTAAGTTGCGGGCAGAGAATTATGTCTTGATGCTGGACAATTTGGAGTCAGTGACCGGGCAGGCACTCTCAATTCCAAATACACTAACAATCGAGCAACAGCGTCCCTTAGCAACCTTTATCCGGCAGTTGGTGGGGGGCAAAACAAAGGTGGTGTTGGGTTCACGTGGCGACGAACAATGGTTGCAAGCAAGTTTTCAAGACAATGTGTATGGGTTGAAGGGGTTAGATCCAGAGTCACGGTCGGTATTAGCAGAGGCGATATTGCAGCGGCAGGTAAAAGACCCAAAACGGATTGAGCAACTACGGCAAGAGGAAGATTTTCGGCGGTTGATGCAGGTGTTGGCTGGGTATCCACTGGCAATGGAAGTCGCGCTAGCAAACCTGAAGCAAAAGAGTGCTAAAGAGATTTTAGACGCGTTGAAAGTGGCAGATGTGCAGTTGAATGTAGGGGGTGAAGATAAGACAAATAACATCCTCAAGTGTGTGGAGTATTCGCACAGCAACCTGTCAGAGTCAGCGCAGCAGTTACTGGTGTGTTTGGCCCCGTTTAGTAGTTTTATTGACCGAGCGGATCTCAAAAATTATGGCAAGCAGTTGCAGCAGCTAGAGCCGTTTGCGGCGTATCCGTTTGAGCAGTTTGATGCGGCTATTGAAGAAGCGGTGCGCTGGGGACTGCTCTCGCCGCTCGCCGAGGAGATGCCGCGACTATTGCAGATTCAGCCCGTATTTCCGTTTTTCTTACGCACGAGGTTGAGTCAATGGGATGTCGGTCAACGCGAGGCGCTGTATCAGGGATTTAAGCAGCATTACAAGGCATTATCAGGGCAATACCAACAGTTATTGAACTCTAAGGAAGCTCAAGAGCGGCAGTTAGGGGTCTTCTTCTGCCGACTGGAGTATGAGAATCTTTATAGTGCTTTGCAATTGTGCCTACAAACGCAAGAAGGATTGAAAATCTTCTTCTGTTTAGACAAGTACTTTGAAGTGATTCAGGATACCCAAAGTGCGTTGAAGTTGGCGCTCAGTGTCAACCAAGCATTAGACCAGTATTCGCCAGAACAGAAGCAGCAATTAGGGGGAGAGGCAGTGGGTGCCGTCGATCTATTGGCGTCTTGTTACCTAACAACTCAGCAGTATGAAGCAGCCCGTCAGACCTATGAAAAGGAATTGGAGCTGTTGCAAGGACTGTCGCAAGTGGAAGAGCAATGGAGACAGCTCAGTAGGGCCCGCACGTACCATAATTTAGGCAGCGTGGCGCAGGAGTTGCGGGAGTATGAGCAAGCCCGAAGCTACTGTCAACAAGCCCTGCAAATCTACATTGAGTTCAACGATCGCTTCTCGCAGGCCCGCACGTACCATAATTTAGGCATTGTGGCGCAGGAGTTGCGAGAGTATGAGCAAGCCCGAAGCTACTATCAACAAGCCCTGCAAATCTTCATTGAGTTCAATGATCGCTTCTCGCAGGCTGGCACGTACCATCAGCTAGGCATCGTGGCGCAGGAGTTGCGGGAGTATGAGCAAGCCCGAAGCTACTATCAACAAGCCCTGCAAATCTACATTGAGTTCAACGATCGCTTCTCGCAGGCCCGCACGTACCATCAGTTAGGCATTGTGGCGCAGGAGTTGCGAGAGTATGAGCAAGCCCGAAGCTACTATCAACAAGCCCTGCAAATCAAGATTGAGTTCAACGATCGCTTCTCGCAGGCTGGCACGTACCATCAGTTAGGCATTGTGGCGCAAGCGTTGCGGGAGTATGAGCAAGCCCGAAGCTACTATCAACAAGCCCTGCAAATCTTCATTGAGTTCAACGATCGCTTCTCGCAGGCCCGCACGTACTACCAGCTTGGACAAGTTGCAGAGGTGCTAGGAGAGTTGGAAAGCGCCAAGCTCCTCTATTTTAATGACTTACAGCTGAGCAAAGAAGTGGGTGATGAATCGGGTTTAGAGATATCGATACGGAACCTGAGTCGTTTCTACCAGGTAATTCACGATGATGAGTGGTTAGGTGAGGCAGCTACTCTCTTGGGTCTAGATGTCTGCGATCTGAAGCAAGCAATGCAGTCTGCGAAGGAGTAA
- a CDS encoding HNH endonuclease signature motif containing protein → MNPKQRQSKKSQLLDEYGSCCWWCGCHLPSNQLTLDHLKPRSRGGSNSLENLRLACFLCNNSRGNSLFPPKRGGADSFLRQVSN, encoded by the coding sequence ATGAATCCTAAACAAAGACAAAGCAAGAAGAGCCAATTACTTGATGAATATGGCTCTTGCTGTTGGTGGTGTGGTTGTCATTTGCCATCAAATCAATTAACTCTTGACCATCTAAAACCTCGAAGCCGAGGTGGCTCTAACTCTCTGGAAAACTTGCGGCTTGCTTGTTTTCTCTGCAACAATTCCCGTGGAAACAGCCTGTTTCCGCCTAAAAGAGGAGGGGCAGATTCCTTCTTACGTCAAGTTTCTAACTAA